In Pigmentibacter ruber, a genomic segment contains:
- a CDS encoding TerC family protein, whose protein sequence is MDFLSNVSTIPPWIWLSFTVGIVVLLLVDLSLFKMTKQSNKTKHALIESAAWICAALMFNGWFAWSYGSQLGIEFFTGYLVEKTLSMDNIFVILLIFSSFKVPVKYQHRVLFYGVLGAIIMRGLFILFGAHLLHNFHWIMYLFGGILVYTGIKFLFESDDESNSNDSFIIRKLKKVIPTTDKIEGQSFFVKHNGIRKATPLFLALIVIEITDLIFAIDSVPAVFAVTNDAFVAFASNILAILGLRALYFVLADWIVKLRYLKPGLAVILGFIGLKMLLMDWVKIPSWMSLLVIIATLLTAALSSWYVAKVEAKKK, encoded by the coding sequence ATGGATTTCTTATCAAATGTTTCCACCATCCCTCCCTGGATATGGCTATCCTTCACAGTTGGCATAGTAGTTCTGCTTTTAGTCGATTTGAGCTTGTTTAAAATGACAAAACAAAGCAATAAAACCAAACATGCGCTTATTGAGAGTGCTGCTTGGATTTGTGCTGCTCTAATGTTCAATGGATGGTTTGCTTGGAGTTATGGTTCACAATTAGGCATAGAATTTTTTACTGGTTATTTGGTCGAAAAAACTTTAAGTATGGATAATATCTTTGTCATACTTCTTATTTTTTCATCCTTCAAAGTACCAGTTAAGTATCAGCATAGAGTCCTTTTCTATGGTGTCCTAGGCGCTATTATAATGCGCGGTCTTTTCATTTTATTTGGTGCACATTTATTACATAATTTTCATTGGATCATGTATCTATTTGGAGGAATTTTAGTTTATACAGGTATAAAATTTTTGTTTGAGTCCGACGATGAAAGTAACTCTAATGATAGTTTTATTATCCGTAAACTTAAGAAAGTCATTCCAACAACTGATAAAATTGAAGGACAATCTTTTTTTGTAAAACACAATGGCATTCGCAAAGCTACACCTTTGTTTTTAGCTTTAATTGTTATTGAAATAACAGATCTTATTTTTGCTATAGATTCTGTTCCAGCAGTATTTGCCGTTACTAACGATGCATTCGTTGCTTTTGCTTCTAATATTTTAGCTATTTTAGGATTAAGAGCTCTCTATTTTGTTCTTGCGGATTGGATAGTAAAATTACGTTATTTAAAACCAGGATTAGCTGTAATACTTGGATTTATTGGCTTAAAAATGCTTTTAATGGATTGGGTTAAGATACCAAGCTGGATGTCACTTCTTGTTATTATTGCAACGTTATTAACCGCAGCATTAAGTTCTTGGTATGTTGCAAAAGTCGAAGCTAAGAAAAAATAA